One window of Curtobacterium sp. 458 genomic DNA carries:
- a CDS encoding gluconokinase has protein sequence MTDSAVLPPVLVMGVSGSGKSTIGAAVAAALADRGEPAEFVDADDLHPAANKEKMRAGTPLTDEDRWPWLDACAARIAAIEASGHRAVMANSALKRAYRDRLRVSAPGLVIAFLDGSRELIAERQSHRHHEYMPTSLLDSQFATLERPQPDEAALAVPIDGSVDDTVRTILAGLAVTSG, from the coding sequence ATGACCGACAGCGCAGTCCTCCCGCCCGTCCTCGTCATGGGGGTGTCCGGTTCGGGCAAGTCCACCATCGGAGCCGCGGTGGCGGCGGCGCTCGCGGACCGCGGGGAGCCCGCCGAGTTCGTCGACGCCGACGACCTGCACCCGGCGGCGAACAAGGAGAAGATGCGCGCCGGCACCCCGCTCACCGACGAGGACCGCTGGCCCTGGCTCGACGCGTGCGCGGCCCGCATCGCGGCGATCGAGGCGTCCGGGCACCGCGCGGTGATGGCGAACTCGGCACTCAAGCGCGCCTACCGCGACCGTCTCCGCGTCTCCGCTCCCGGACTGGTGATCGCGTTCCTCGACGGCTCGCGCGAGCTCATCGCCGAGCGGCAGTCGCACCGGCACCACGAGTACATGCCGACCTCGCTGCTCGACTCCCAGTTCGCGACGCTGGAACGGCCGCAGCCCGACGAAGCCGCCCTCGCCGTGCCGATCGACGGGTCCGTCGACGACACGGTGCGGACGATCCTCGCGGGCCTCGCGGTCACTTCCGGCTGA